The following coding sequences are from one Coffea arabica cultivar ET-39 chromosome 11e, Coffea Arabica ET-39 HiFi, whole genome shotgun sequence window:
- the LOC113717994 gene encoding uncharacterized protein, whose translation MNGGQEKPKEDREGSPTESQQTVSDDDEIDYSIKPEFYDPNLDDKDELWVQKKRKGHNSDAVLSCPACFTTLCLDCQRHEKYLTQYRAVFVINCKIKSYQVSQPGSKRKRGRRHGTSSETEADSVAGEAVKPVCCSVCSTDVGVIDEEEVYHFFNVLPSES comes from the exons ATGAACGGAGGACAAGAGAAGCCGAAAGAAGATAGAGAAGGCTCTCCAACTGAGTCTCAGCAAACAG TTTCTGATGATGATGAGATAGATTACTCAATAAAGCCAGAATTTTATGACCCCAATCTTGATGACAAAGATGAGTTATGggttcaaaagaaaagaaaaggccaCAATTCTGATGCTGTCCTCAGCTGCCCTGCTTGCTTCACCACCCTTTGTTTAGATTGTCAAAG GCATGAAAAATATTTAACACAGTACCGAGCAGTTTTTGTGATCAATTGTAAGATTAAGAGCTATCAAGTTTCACAACCTGGAAGTAAACGGAAAAGGGGCCGAAGACACGGGACTTCTTCCGAGACTGAAGCTGATTCTGTTGCTGGTGAAGCAGTTAAGCCTGTCTGCTGCTCGGTTTGTTCAACAGATGTAGGAGTCATCGATGAGGAAGAGGTGTATCACTTTTTTAATGTTCTTCCAAGTGAGTCTTGA